AAAGCCTGCTTTCCATTTTCAAACAGGCCAACAACTTCAAAACCAAGTTTATTCCATGGAAAGCAGGTAAAAAGCCCCTGTCTTATCTCACTTTCATCCTCCACGATAATCATCTTGTAAGACATATAGGGTCTGCCCCCTTTTTTGCACTAAACCCATTGTAATTTAAATTATATCATCTTTCAAATAATCTTCACAAAACCAATATCTTACTTTAACCTTTTATTCCGCTTGTTGCAATTCCTTCAACGAAGTATTTTTGAGCAGCAAAGAAGATGATAATACACGGTAGCATTGCTATAACAGTCATAGCCATGATCTGGTTCCAAGCAATTGCAGCTGCACTGTCAACACACATTCTAAGTCCAAGGGCAATTGTGTATTTTTCAACGCTGTTGATATATATAAGGGGTCCTAAAAAGTCATTCCAAGTCCAGATAAACTGGAAAATTCCCATTGAAATCATTGCTGTTTTACAAAGAGGACCCGTTATACGCAAAAGTATCTGGAAAGAGTTGCAGCCATCAATTATAGCAGCTTCTTCTATTTCTCTTGGAAGCCCTCTCATAAACTGTATCATCATAAACACAAAAAATGGAGTTGATGCAAACATTGATGGAATTATAAATGGTTTGTAACTATCTACCCATCCAAATGCATTGAAAAGAATATATCTTGGAATAAGGTTTACAGAGTCTGGCAGCATTAATGTTGAAATTAGTATCACAAAAAATAATCTTTTCAGTGGAAAATTAAACCTTGCAAACCCATATGCCACAAGTGTAGAGGATATTATTGTAAAAAATACAACTGGAATAACAAGTATAAGGTTATTTGCAAAAAATCTACCAAATGTATATTGCCCTGTCCCCTGCCATCCTTTTATAAATGAGTCTGTAACAATTTTTTGAGGAAATAAAGACAGCGATTTGAATATCTCATCATTTGATTTAAATGCCGCAGATACAACCCACAAAAGTGGATAAATCATAAACAGTCCAAATAGAATCAAAAATGCATAAGTTATAAAAAGAGAAATAGTATTTTTTACTATTTTGTTTTGGGAGTACATCTTTTTTTAGAACCTCCCTTCATCATACTCGTAATATGTCCAATAAGTAGAAGACCTAAATATAAATGCAGTAAAGATTAATATTATCACAAACTGAACCCAGGAAAGTGCTGCCGCATAACCCATTCTAAAATACTTAAATGCATTGTCATATATGAGCATACTCAAAAGATAGGTGGAATTGACAGGTCCACCGCCTGTGATGATGTACGGTCCAGTAAATTCTTGGAAAGCATTTATGGTCTGCATCACAAGGTTGAAAAACATTATAGGTGAAATCATAGGAAGAGTTATCTTTGTAAACATTTTTAGTCTTGATGCTCCATCAACCAGTGCTGCTTCGTAAAGTTCTGATGGTATCTCTTTAAGTCTTGCTAAAAATAGTACCATAGATGACCCAAACTGCCACACCGCAAGAAGGCTTACTGAAAACATAGCTATTCTTGGGTCTCCAAGCCAGTTTATACCTTCTATTCTAAAAAGACTTAAGAACTTGTTTACTATACCTTCTTTCATAAACAAAAATCTCCACAAAATCGAGATTGCAACAGACCCACCGAAGATAGAAGGAAGATAATATACTGTTCTGAAAAGATTTATTCCTTTCAGTTTCATGTTCAATATTATTGCAACAAAAAGTGCAAACGAGATTTTAAGCGGAACAGTTATTATAACATACTTTATAGTGTTTAAAAGTGCTTTTGGAAACAGTTCATCCTTTGTGAACATATAAATGAAGTTATATAATCCAACATAGCGAGGCGGCTTCAACATTGTATAATCACTGAAAGAGTAGTAGAAAGACATAATAAATGGATATAGCCTAAAAATCAAAAATCCAATAAGCCAAGGTAGTATATATAAAAAACCAACAAAGTCTTTTTTTCTATAGCGAACTACCATAATTATGTCACCTCACATTATTTAGATAATTATGCAATAATTTTAAATCTAAAATAAAATGGGAACTGCCACTTTTAGAGCAAAAATATTTCAATGAATGAAAATGGGTGAGATAGGTTATATAAATCCACGTATCCAATAATTGCACTTTTTTGTGACAGTCCCCATTTATTTTTTATCTATCGAGACTGCATTCTTTTAAGCTCAGAAAGTTTTTGTTTATATAATGCTATCAATTTATCTGCAGCCTGTGTCGGTGTTAGCTGTTTGTATGCAAGCTGCTGAATGATATCATATGCTATATTTGCTATTTCTTGATTCTGTGATAGTGCATTCTGTGGTTTTGCTGCATACTTTACCGCTTCGTTTGTAACCCTCAATATTTCTGGATCTAATTTATTTGCCTTTAACAATGCATCTCTGGCACTTGAACTTGCAGGAACTCCTCTTACATCAGTGAGTATTAGAGCAGCTTGTTTATCGTTTAAAAACCAGTTAATAAATTTTGCAGCTTCTTTAGCATTCTTCGAAAGTTTATTTACAGATAACAATTGCGACGGTCTGACAGTTACTGCATAGTTTTTCAAGTTGTTGCCCCTGGGTGGTAATGTCATCGCCAAACTTGGAATCATAGCTTTATTTGCAGCATAAGTTGAAGTCCAATTCCATAAAATCCCTAATTCTCCTTTTAGCCATTTTGGATTTTGTTCTGGCTTACCTTGAAATGGCGCACTTTCTGCAAAAGGTTGAATAGCTCCTACATCAAATAATTTTTTCAAATAAGTAAAAGCTTCTATCAACTGATTCCTATTAAATCCTAATGTATAATCATCTAAAATCCAATCCTTTCCTGTTTTTTGACCAATATACGATGTCAAAACATAGTAACAGAGGATTTGATCAAAATTAAGCAAATAACTATTTTTATCTTTTTTGTGTACTTTTTCAGCTATTGATAGTAAGTTATCCCACGTCCAAACTGTATTTTCGTCGATATTAAACTTCTTAAAAAACTCTTTATTATATTGAAGTACCGAAGCATTAACACCTGTTGGAAGTCCAATAAGTTTTCCGTTTGAATAGCACCAGTCTTTTAAAAACTTCTCTTCAAATGGCTTTAAGTTGACCTCTTTGAAAGTTTTAAGGTCTGCAAAGAAATCTCCCTGGCTGCTCAGCTCACCAATCCATGTAACGTCAATCTGGATTATATCTGGAGCGGTTCTTCCCACAAGCTGGGTAATGAGCTTCTGCATGTAACCTTCAATACCGCCATACTCTGCATTAATTCTTACATTAGGGTATTTCTTCATATACGCCTGAATTGCTGCCAAAGTGGCTTTGTGTCTTGCCTCTCCGCCCCACCACATAAACCTGAGTGTAACCTTTTTCGATGCTGCCTTAGCTTTCTCAGACCCAGCGGTCGAAAAAGCAAAGAAGATCGACATAGTAAAAACTACTAACACAAGAGTTGCAATTAACCTTTTACTTTTTATCACTTTGACTTCCTCCCTCCACTGTTTGTTTTGTTTTAATAGCCTTTTGCAAAAACGCTCAAGATGAGCGTTATCAAGCTTTACATAGAATCAAAAAAGACTGGTCACCCTCCTCATAATTGTAGTAAAATATGATTATATAAAACAAATTTTCTACTATGAGGAGGGTTCCAAAATGTTCAACACCAAACCTAAACAACTTTCTTTCATAGCCCTATTCTCCCACCTAAAGGCTTTGGCTCTCTACAAGCCTGAAAGCCTCTTGGGCTTGTTCAATAAATTCATTGACTTGTCACATTATATACCTTCTTCTTTCTACAATGCCTACTACAAATATTTCGGTAAGCATAGATACTTCTCTTTAGAATCTATGCTTTGTTGCTTCCTCGTCCAAAAATTGCTCAAACTCAATACTTTAACTCAGCTTCGTGCTGTCTTACTCAACTCATTCGAACTTCGCTCATTTTGTAATCTTCATGGCAATGTCCCTTCTATCTCTACTCTCTCTCGCTTTAGAAAAATATTTGCAAGTGAAATCCATAAACTTTTTCAAAATATCTCTATCCATGCACATAATATTTCCATCCAACAATGCCCTCAAGATTCTTCAATCTTAATCTTTGATACAACTGGCATCGTCCCACAGGTCCGTGAAAACAACCCTAAATTCATTCATCTACTGCTGAAAAATACCTCAAAAGCTAACCCTGAACTTCCCTCTGAAAAAGTCTACTCTCTCGTTTATTCTTCTTTGCCTAAAACTGCTAACGCTAATTCTAACATCCGTCTTATGTTTGTAAATGGCCATTTCTGCTGGGCTTTGAAATTTGTTGTCATCATAAGCGCTCTCGGTATTCCTTTAGCATTAGTCCCTCTGTTTAACTATGATTCCCCTTCCTCTGACCCACAAGAAACAAAAGCTATCTCCGACTTCTGCCGCTTTAATTCCTTCGCTCGAAACTCTATTCTCCTACATCCTTAAAAATTTCTCTACCATCAATCGCTGACAGTGCTTTGGATTCCCACAACATATACTCCGCTTTAAAAAATACTTTTAACTTCTTCAAAATCGTTATTCTTCTTAATACAAGAGCTTCTAAAAATAATACTACACCTACATCAAGCCCTAATATTGTTATTTCTGAAGATGGTGCTTCTTCTTGTAAAAAGTTCAATCTACCTTTTAAACCCAAAGGCAAATGTCAGGGTAAAAATCGCTCTTTGCGCCTTAAATGGACTTGCCCTATGTCACAATACAAAGATGGCAAACGTGTCTGCTCTTGCCCTCAACCTTGTACTACCTCTAAATCGGGGGCAATAGTTTATATATCCTGACGATTTTCGCTCTTTCCCAAGTCTGAGCAGAAATTCTCAAGAGTTTTTTGACCTCTACAAAAAACGTGTTGCTGTAGAGCAGACTATTTTCCACCTGAAATCCTACATGGGCTCTGATACTATTCTGTCCTTATGACCATATTTCTATTTTCTCTGATTTCTTGATATCTGCCATTACTTTTTCTCTTTTATTTATCCTCGCTCACAACATTAAGCTTTATTGCTCTAAATCGACTATCAAAAAGCTTAACAAACTCAAAAAACTTATCGCTTAAAACCACTATTTTTTTGAATCTATTTCTTACAAAAAATTTATAGTTTTGTTTTTTCTTAACCTTCTAAAACCAAGAAGTTTAGAAGGCTTAGGATATTATTGTCTTTTTTGAAGTTGTTAATTTTTGTCATATGTTTGTTGCTGATTATTTTTGTTGGTATTGATAATATTTGGTTTTCACTTCTCTTTTCTTTTTGTATCTTGATTGTATTTCATGTTAGTATTGGTGCCTTTTACCTTCAATCACCACCTATTTTGCAAACACCTACTGTTTGTTTTGTTTTAATAGATTTGATTGTGCAATTTTATAATAACATGGTTAAATATATTTAAAAAGGTACTTTACTTTACAATAGGTATCATAAAATTACTTCTTTGTTTTGTGAATAAATCATAATAAGAGTAGTGTTTTTTGAACACCTTGAACAAGTTAAGATCCCACAGTTGTGTAAACATAAATTGAGCCATTTCTCACCCGTGGATTAAAAGAATAAAGTCTCAAAAATAAACCAAAATTTTACATCAAGGCGAGAAATGACTCAATCAGTATTTACCGTAGTTTTCTGTGATTTTAAGTTATTTGTTGTAGTAAAGTAACTTGTTTTCTATCATTTTCTTTGCATATATCTGTTATAAGCATTCTGATAAATCTTTATAGCTTCTTCTATCTTCATTTTCTTTAGAGTTTTTACAAAAGCATCATAATTATTATACTTGCCTGTCATCATCTTCAAAAACATCTCATCATAATAAGTATTTATGGTATTCATAATATTTGCAATTTCTTTAGTCTCTTCTGGGGTTAAGAAAAGCGAAACTGGACCTAATGCAATATCATTTTTAACCATACCCCAATTCTTTGAAGCTTCTTTTTGTTGAGGCAACTGCAAGTTGATTTGTAATGTATACTCCCTGGATTGGACAAATGGACCATAAATCAGCGCATATTTAGCTAATGCCTGTTTTGGCCCTAATCCTTGCGGGTTGTAAAGAATTTCATCGGTATAAATTGGTCGGCCGTTTTTAATCATATAAGATTTTCCTTTTACACCAAAATTAAAAGCCATATACCCATCCTTGCTATAAGCCCAGTCGAGCGCACGGCATGCTGCCTCTATGTTCTTACAGCTGGTTGTAATTGCTGCTGCTCTTCCCGTAAAAGGATACTCATTTTGACCGATTCGTGCTATTTCACCTTTTTTCAGTACTGGATATTTCACACCTATTAAATCAAAGTCTGTCCCTTTCTTTGCTGCTAAAAAGGCACCCATATGCCCCGAAATTATCCCCAGATATGCTCCAATTTTGTCGCTCAAAACATTTGCTTGAATTGTTTGTTGATTCATCGTCAGTATATCTGGATCAATCAACCCATCTTTCCACCATTTTGCCAAAGTATTCATAAACTCTTTAAACTGAGGTTCAATTGCTCCATATTTAACTCTTCCATTTACTTGGAAGAAGTCTGTTTTTATTCCCCACGCCCCAACTAAAAAGCTGCAATAGTCAAAAACAGCTCTCGGATTTGCAGCACCTCTTAACATTGAAAAAGGTCTTTCGTCTGCTTTTCCATTTCCGTTCGGGTCTCTGGTTTTAAACGCCTTCAACATTTTATACCATTCATCTACTGTCTCTGGCGGAGCAATTTTAAGTTTTTCAAGCCAATCCCTTCTAACCTGAGGACCGTAATATGCATCTATTGGCGTTTCTTTTAAAGCAGGGAAACCATAGATTTTTCCACTAATTGAGCTTACCATCCTTTTGATTTGAGGGTTTTTATCAAGAAGTCTTTTTAAATTTGGTGCATACTTGGGTATGTAATCATTCAACGGCACAATTACCTTGTCAATGATGGCTTTTTCAGGACCTCCAGGATAGCCATCCCATCCCCATTCTATTATGTCAGTTAACTGTCGAGAAGCTATCATTAAATTGAACTGGTCTTGTGCAGCAGATGTAGCAAGAGGTGGATGTTTAAAAACAAATTTTACTCCTGTAGATTTTTCCATCAACTGATAACATGGTATTTCAGCAAAACTTTTGTAAAATAGAGAAGCTTCATTACTCATAGGAACAAAATAAGTCAGAGTAACTTTTTTTGTGGTGGCTAAGGCTTTTGATTATGGCGAAAGCATGCCTATACTTGAAATGATAAAAACAATACATACTAGCAATACCACAACTTTAAAAAATTCTTTTGATCTTATAAACGTTCTTGAACAAATCATTTTGATTCCTCCTTATTTTTTTTGTTTTCATTTTAATTATATCAACCTCCTTTCACTCGAGAGTAGCTGAATTTATTAAAACCATACTGAAAATATTAAACCCATATAAAAGCTCAAAAAAACTCAGATTTTTTAGACATTCCAGTAATTTACATGCGGAAAATTTTAAAGTGACCTGGACAATTTTAAGGTACTGTACTTCTACTCAGCAATCAGATTCATTGTATTGTTCAGACTCAAAATCTTAGAATAATCTGCTGTATCTTTTGCCCTGCATCTGTAAAACTCTACATTCTCACAATTGTTAAGTTCAAAAGCAGCACCTTCCTGTTCCAGTACAGTAACATTCATAAATCTTATGTTCTTTACAGTATTTATGACAAACCCTCTTTTAGCCATTGGCTCTAAATAACTCATCATTGCTGGAAGTTCTGGTTCAGGGTTTTGAGCCATCTCAACAGTAACATTAGAAAACACAACATCCTCAATTGGCATCTCTGTAAGTCCATATAAAAATCCTGCTGCTGCTCTTGCCTGCCTTACAACAACATCACTTATATATATTCTTCTAACAACTGGTGTTGTATCATCAACAGGATATGGAGACTTATCCCAAACTCTCTTTTCTTTTCCACCTTTACCGCAATGGTAATACATGTAAAATGCAAATGGGCACATAACATTTTTCATTACAATGTTCGAAACTCTTATATCCTCAACAACTCCTCCACGACCTCTTCTTGTCTTTATTCTTATTCCTCTGTCTGTGCCTTCAAAAATACAGTTTGAAATAACAACATTCCGAACACCGCCACTCATCTCACTTCCGATAACAACACCGCCATGACCGTGTGCCATTATACAGTTTGTTATTGTAATATTCTCACAAGGTATTCTTTCTTTGCAGTCTTCTGTTCCAGACTTTAGCGTCACACAATCATCACCAACATCTATGTAGCAGTTTGATATTCTGACGCCTTTACATGACTCCGGATTTATCCCATCTGTGTTTGGTGAATCATATGGATTTTGAATCTTTATATTGTGAACTGTAACATTCTGGCACTCTATGGGATTTACCGTCCAGCTTGGAGAGTTTATAATCTTTATTCCTTCGATAGTAACGTTGTTACACCTGTAAAAACAGATAGAACGAGGTCTTGGATATTTTAACTCTTTATTTCTGTGAAGACGCCACCACTTTTCGCCCTGTCCATCAATTGTGCCAAACCCCACTACTGCAACATTTTCTGCATCTTCTGCATATATCAGTGGAGAGTAAACCTGCATCTCTTCGCCTTCCCATCTTGTGTATACAAGTGGATAGTCTTCTTCATCCTGTGAAAATTTCAGCACAGCACCGCTTTCAATATAAAGTGTCATGTTACTTTTAAGATGTAGTGCACCTATATGATAAATACCA
The sequence above is drawn from the Caldicellulosiruptor bescii DSM 6725 genome and encodes:
- a CDS encoding extracellular solute-binding protein: MEKSTGVKFVFKHPPLATSAAQDQFNLMIASRQLTDIIEWGWDGYPGGPEKAIIDKVIVPLNDYIPKYAPNLKRLLDKNPQIKRMVSSISGKIYGFPALKETPIDAYYGPQVRRDWLEKLKIAPPETVDEWYKMLKAFKTRDPNGNGKADERPFSMLRGAANPRAVFDYCSFLVGAWGIKTDFFQVNGRVKYGAIEPQFKEFMNTLAKWWKDGLIDPDILTMNQQTIQANVLSDKIGAYLGIISGHMGAFLAAKKGTDFDLIGVKYPVLKKGEIARIGQNEYPFTGRAAAITTSCKNIEAACRALDWAYSKDGYMAFNFGVKGKSYMIKNGRPIYTDEILYNPQGLGPKQALAKYALIYGPFVQSREYTLQINLQLPQQKEASKNWGMVKNDIALGPVSLFLTPEETKEIANIMNTINTYYDEMFLKMMTGKYNNYDAFVKTLKKMKIEEAIKIYQNAYNRYMQRK
- a CDS encoding glycoside hydrolase family 28 protein; this translates as MIYNVCNFGAKGNGVDKDTEAFKKAIEVCEKNGGGTVYVPAGIYHIGALHLKSNMTLYIESGAVLKFSQDEEDYPLVYTRWEGEEMQVYSPLIYAEDAENVAVVGFGTIDGQGEKWWRLHRNKELKYPRPRSICFYRCNNVTIEGIKIINSPSWTVNPIECQNVTVHNIKIQNPYDSPNTDGINPESCKGVRISNCYIDVGDDCVTLKSGTEDCKERIPCENITITNCIMAHGHGGVVIGSEMSGGVRNVVISNCIFEGTDRGIRIKTRRGRGGVVEDIRVSNIVMKNVMCPFAFYMYYHCGKGGKEKRVWDKSPYPVDDTTPVVRRIYISDVVVRQARAAAGFLYGLTEMPIEDVVFSNVTVEMAQNPEPELPAMMSYLEPMAKRGFVINTVKNIRFMNVTVLEQEGAAFELNNCENVEFYRCRAKDTADYSKILSLNNTMNLIAE
- a CDS encoding ABC transporter substrate-binding protein, coding for MIKSKRLIATLVLVVFTMSIFFAFSTAGSEKAKAASKKVTLRFMWWGGEARHKATLAAIQAYMKKYPNVRINAEYGGIEGYMQKLITQLVGRTAPDIIQIDVTWIGELSSQGDFFADLKTFKEVNLKPFEEKFLKDWCYSNGKLIGLPTGVNASVLQYNKEFFKKFNIDENTVWTWDNLLSIAEKVHKKDKNSYLLNFDQILCYYVLTSYIGQKTGKDWILDDYTLGFNRNQLIEAFTYLKKLFDVGAIQPFAESAPFQGKPEQNPKWLKGELGILWNWTSTYAANKAMIPSLAMTLPPRGNNLKNYAVTVRPSQLLSVNKLSKNAKEAAKFINWFLNDKQAALILTDVRGVPASSSARDALLKANKLDPEILRVTNEAVKYAAKPQNALSQNQEIANIAYDIIQQLAYKQLTPTQAADKLIALYKQKLSELKRMQSR
- a CDS encoding carbohydrate ABC transporter permease, with protein sequence MVVRYRKKDFVGFLYILPWLIGFLIFRLYPFIMSFYYSFSDYTMLKPPRYVGLYNFIYMFTKDELFPKALLNTIKYVIITVPLKISFALFVAIILNMKLKGINLFRTVYYLPSIFGGSVAISILWRFLFMKEGIVNKFLSLFRIEGINWLGDPRIAMFSVSLLAVWQFGSSMVLFLARLKEIPSELYEAALVDGASRLKMFTKITLPMISPIMFFNLVMQTINAFQEFTGPYIITGGGPVNSTYLLSMLIYDNAFKYFRMGYAAALSWVQFVIILIFTAFIFRSSTYWTYYEYDEGRF
- a CDS encoding carbohydrate ABC transporter permease, translated to MYSQNKIVKNTISLFITYAFLILFGLFMIYPLLWVVSAAFKSNDEIFKSLSLFPQKIVTDSFIKGWQGTGQYTFGRFFANNLILVIPVVFFTIISSTLVAYGFARFNFPLKRLFFVILISTLMLPDSVNLIPRYILFNAFGWVDSYKPFIIPSMFASTPFFVFMMIQFMRGLPREIEEAAIIDGCNSFQILLRITGPLCKTAMISMGIFQFIWTWNDFLGPLIYINSVEKYTIALGLRMCVDSAAAIAWNQIMAMTVIAMLPCIIIFFAAQKYFVEGIATSGIKG